The Saprospiraceae bacterium genome includes a window with the following:
- a CDS encoding alpha/beta hydrolase, whose amino-acid sequence MKFIVILLLIVHSYSTTCQQEYVIQKDLPYYAITEIKGDAYKTSQCLLDIYYPKDGRNFATIIWFHGGGIAGGQKEIPKALMEKGYAVIGVGYRLSPKVSAPVYIEDAAAAVAWTFQNIHKYGGNTDLIFVSGHSAGGYLGMMIGLDKKYLNHHSINADQIAGIIPFSGQAVTHFTIRKERGIKDTQPTIDDMAPLYHVRAGAPPLLLITGDREMELLGRYEENAYLARMMQLTGHTSTKLYELQGFDHGNMPEPAFPLLLREVRDISKKILSKK is encoded by the coding sequence ATGAAATTTATTGTCATTTTACTTTTAATAGTGCACTCATATTCAACCACTTGTCAACAGGAATATGTAATCCAAAAGGATCTACCCTACTATGCCATTACTGAAATAAAAGGTGATGCATACAAAACATCTCAGTGCCTGCTGGATATATATTACCCTAAAGATGGACGTAATTTTGCCACAATTATTTGGTTTCATGGGGGCGGGATCGCAGGTGGGCAAAAGGAAATTCCAAAGGCTTTGATGGAAAAAGGATATGCTGTTATTGGAGTGGGTTACAGGCTCTCTCCAAAGGTAAGTGCTCCCGTTTACATAGAAGATGCAGCCGCCGCTGTAGCCTGGACTTTTCAGAACATCCATAAATATGGCGGCAATACTGATCTTATTTTTGTTTCCGGCCATTCTGCAGGTGGTTATCTGGGCATGATGATAGGACTTGATAAAAAGTACCTTAACCACCATAGTATCAATGCTGATCAAATTGCTGGTATAATCCCTTTCAGTGGACAGGCCGTCACTCACTTTACTATCAGAAAAGAAAGAGGGATCAAAGATACTCAACCTACAATCGACGATATGGCTCCACTATATCACGTGAGAGCAGGTGCACCACCATTGCTGTTGATCACAGGAGATCGTGAGATGGAACTATTAGGCCGATATGAAGAAAACGCCTATTTGGCCAGAATGATGCAATTAACAGGCCATACTTCAACAAAATTGTATGAGCTCCAGGGTTTCGATCACGGAAACATGCCTGAACCAGCTTTTCCTTTGCTATTACGAGAAGTTCGTGACATTTCAAAGAAAATATTGAGCAAGAAATAA
- a CDS encoding DUF4091 domain-containing protein: protein MYKIIYILICVLVVSFTQAQQTEKVDPNHVSTGGYGYLLHQDKTAGIWWCEGAYKVMRDVSLPSKTSANIDIKSAKNEFESFIISIRPSVRMDKVRIEPGVLIHSDGKTSISNSQFQIKRVEYVKVNKPTDNYGFTGWWPDPLPEYVVPATLTPGENHPFWVTVKIPGDAKSGSYTGKLTLSSGEWRHEVLLKLHVWNFSLPTSPTMRSGFGFSMNNIEKYDNIYNTEDELKVFDQYMKTFSDYKISPYNPFEYAPIGEKVTGVHWKGGVFDSKNIYEGNYSYKLTDQSPTANVEAVHADFIAVDYRESYMLTWVTRASADNHEYVVGMECYDADKKWIIFENRFDIFSTGNAWKNDTLRMGRLQPEIKYLRIKLYATNKTLSGENKGTVWFDDMALNHIGTGKNMLPGGDFEVATDMIDIKLDFSKFNEAGRKYFDEFGFTGYNLRLKGLGSGTYYEREYGRFEGFEQGTPEYNRLMKRYLSQMQENLKKQGWLGKEYIYWFDEPNEPDYEFVKGTNALIKKYAPEIKTFLTEHVAGQDISDVTDISCTIWHKLDHEKIRKMNEKGLEHWSYLCCWPKSPWISEFIDHDAINMRMWLWASYKHQLKGILMWETTYWNSEAASPAGYLQNPWEEAMSFVNGYGWPSGKQTIWGNGDGRYFYPNNRKPGIDKSTYTGTPIPSLRLELLRDGIEDYEYMVILQKTVQKADKKKEKLINEAMALLEIPESVYKDEKTYTKNPLHLYQHRQKMAEMIVRLGE from the coding sequence ATGTATAAAATTATCTACATCCTGATTTGTGTATTAGTTGTTTCTTTCACGCAGGCACAACAAACTGAAAAGGTAGACCCCAATCATGTTTCAACAGGTGGGTATGGTTATTTACTGCATCAGGATAAAACTGCCGGTATCTGGTGGTGTGAAGGAGCATATAAAGTGATGCGCGATGTTTCATTGCCTTCCAAAACATCTGCTAACATTGATATCAAATCAGCAAAAAACGAGTTTGAGTCATTTATCATCAGTATCCGACCTTCTGTAAGAATGGATAAAGTCAGGATAGAACCCGGAGTGCTCATCCATTCAGATGGAAAAACAAGCATTTCTAATTCCCAATTTCAGATAAAAAGAGTAGAATACGTAAAAGTCAATAAACCAACTGACAATTACGGTTTTACAGGATGGTGGCCCGACCCTCTTCCTGAGTACGTGGTACCTGCTACACTAACTCCCGGAGAAAATCATCCATTTTGGGTGACTGTCAAAATACCTGGAGATGCCAAATCAGGAAGTTATACAGGAAAACTGACATTAAGCAGTGGTGAATGGAGACATGAGGTATTATTAAAGCTTCACGTCTGGAATTTTTCTTTGCCAACAAGTCCAACCATGCGCTCAGGATTTGGTTTCAGTATGAATAATATTGAAAAATATGATAATATATATAATACAGAAGATGAGTTGAAAGTGTTTGATCAGTATATGAAAACTTTTAGTGATTACAAGATTTCTCCATATAATCCATTTGAATATGCACCTATAGGAGAGAAGGTGACAGGAGTACATTGGAAAGGAGGGGTGTTTGATAGTAAAAACATTTATGAAGGCAACTATTCATACAAGCTCACGGACCAGTCTCCCACTGCCAATGTTGAAGCAGTTCATGCAGATTTTATTGCAGTAGATTACAGAGAATCCTATATGCTTACTTGGGTGACACGTGCATCTGCAGATAATCACGAATATGTGGTAGGTATGGAGTGTTATGATGCTGATAAAAAATGGATAATATTTGAAAACAGATTTGACATATTTTCCACCGGTAATGCCTGGAAAAACGATACGCTCAGAATGGGTAGGTTACAACCTGAAATCAAATATCTCAGGATCAAGTTGTACGCGACCAACAAAACTCTTTCAGGAGAAAATAAAGGAACGGTATGGTTTGACGATATGGCTTTGAATCATATCGGTACAGGAAAAAATATGTTGCCCGGTGGTGATTTTGAGGTAGCAACAGATATGATAGATATAAAGCTCGATTTCAGCAAGTTTAATGAAGCAGGACGGAAGTACTTTGATGAATTTGGATTCACCGGTTACAATCTACGGTTGAAAGGATTGGGCAGCGGTACTTATTATGAACGGGAGTATGGCAGATTTGAAGGATTTGAGCAGGGTACTCCCGAATACAACAGGTTGATGAAGAGATATTTGTCACAGATGCAGGAGAATCTTAAGAAACAAGGATGGTTGGGTAAGGAATATATATATTGGTTTGACGAACCCAACGAACCAGATTATGAGTTTGTCAAAGGAACCAATGCCCTGATCAAAAAGTATGCCCCAGAGATCAAAACATTTCTGACCGAACATGTCGCCGGGCAGGATATCTCTGATGTGACGGATATCAGCTGCACTATCTGGCACAAATTGGACCATGAGAAGATCAGAAAGATGAATGAAAAAGGACTCGAACACTGGTCGTACCTTTGCTGCTGGCCAAAGTCGCCCTGGATATCAGAATTTATCGACCACGATGCCATCAATATGCGCATGTGGTTGTGGGCATCATACAAACACCAGCTCAAAGGAATCCTGATGTGGGAGACCACTTACTGGAATTCTGAAGCGGCATCACCGGCCGGATACCTGCAGAATCCCTGGGAAGAAGCCATGTCATTTGTCAATGGATATGGATGGCCGTCAGGAAAACAAACCATCTGGGGCAACGGTGACGGAAGGTATTTTTATCCCAACAACAGAAAGCCGGGTATCGATAAATCGACATATACAGGTACACCCATTCCGTCTTTACGACTTGAGTTGCTTCGGGATGGTATCGAAGATTATGAGTATATGGTGATCCTTCAAAAAACTGTACAAAAGGCTGATAAAAAGAAAGAAAAGCTGATCAATGAAGCAATGGCTCTTCTGGAAATACCCGAATCTGTATACAAGGATGAAAAAACATATACTAAAAACCCATTACATCTGTATCAACACCGGCAAAAGATGGCGGAGATGATTGTCAGGTTGGGTGAGTAG
- a CDS encoding RidA family protein, giving the protein MKLINVSGKSAPTGHYSQAVSSNGSVYLSGILPIDQGTGEKLSAGSFKIQVSQVFKNLKDILDECGLTTSHLVKVNAYIKNAENWGAFNSLYAEFMGDHKPARTVIPVQELHYGFLIELDAIAEI; this is encoded by the coding sequence ATGAAATTAATAAATGTTTCAGGAAAGTCAGCCCCAACAGGGCACTATAGTCAGGCTGTATCCAGCAATGGTTCTGTGTACTTATCTGGCATCCTTCCTATAGATCAGGGGACAGGCGAAAAACTTTCAGCAGGGTCATTCAAAATACAAGTCAGTCAAGTCTTCAAAAATCTGAAGGATATTCTGGATGAATGTGGTTTGACCACATCACATTTGGTCAAAGTGAATGCATATATCAAAAACGCAGAAAACTGGGGAGCATTTAACTCCCTGTACGCAGAATTTATGGGTGATCACAAACCAGCAAGGACAGTGATACCAGTGCAGGAACTGCATTATGGATTTTTGATTGAATTGGATGCTATTGCTGAAATATAG
- a CDS encoding alanine racemase has protein sequence MNIITDLCEPTLLLDEVRCRNNIKQMVKKAQKCKVLFRPHFKTHQSHEIGRWFRQEGVNAITVSSLKMASFFAEDGWNDITVAIPVNTREKHRINDLAQKVNLHLLVADISGTMSLAESVEHPINVWIKIDTGYRRTGVLYEDDVMLMSIINLIEKSRLLCFAGFLTHTGNSYYCRSTDEILELHHTTMQILFHLKEKYKPQYPNIKISVGDTPTCSVADDFSLVDEIRPGNFVFYDIMQVQISACKPEDIAVAVACPVVAKHKDRNEIIIIGGGIHLSKDFIVNDHNQKNYGDLVFLESNGWSKPMEGCFLSKLSQEHGTLVVSDQVFDRIDTGDMVGILPVHSCMTANLIGKYTTLTGNAIDYFDIRKDYL, from the coding sequence ATGAATATCATTACTGACCTTTGCGAACCCACATTACTACTAGACGAGGTCAGATGTAGAAACAACATAAAGCAAATGGTCAAAAAGGCTCAGAAGTGTAAAGTACTTTTCAGACCACACTTTAAAACACATCAAAGCCACGAAATTGGCAGATGGTTCAGGCAGGAAGGTGTAAATGCTATTACTGTCTCTTCTTTAAAGATGGCTTCTTTTTTTGCAGAAGATGGCTGGAACGATATTACTGTAGCAATACCTGTCAACACAAGAGAAAAGCACAGAATTAATGATCTTGCTCAAAAAGTAAATTTACATCTCTTGGTTGCCGACATCTCAGGTACCATGAGTTTGGCTGAAAGTGTTGAACACCCTATCAATGTCTGGATAAAAATTGATACAGGATATCGCCGCACGGGTGTATTGTACGAAGATGATGTAATGTTAATGTCTATTATCAATCTTATAGAGAAAAGCAGATTACTTTGTTTTGCAGGATTTCTAACCCATACCGGAAACAGTTATTATTGCAGGTCAACAGATGAAATATTGGAATTGCACCATACCACAATGCAAATATTGTTTCATCTGAAAGAAAAATATAAACCTCAATATCCGAATATAAAGATATCAGTGGGCGATACGCCGACTTGTAGTGTAGCTGATGATTTTAGCCTTGTGGATGAGATCAGACCAGGCAATTTTGTATTTTATGATATTATGCAAGTCCAGATATCGGCATGTAAGCCTGAAGATATTGCAGTCGCAGTAGCTTGTCCCGTAGTTGCAAAACATAAAGATAGAAACGAGATCATCATCATAGGTGGTGGTATCCACCTGTCGAAAGATTTTATCGTGAATGACCATAATCAAAAAAATTATGGTGATCTGGTCTTTCTGGAGTCAAATGGGTGGAGTAAACCTATGGAAGGCTGCTTTTTGAGCAAACTATCTCAGGAACATGGAACGCTTGTGGTTTCTGATCAAGTATTTGACCGGATAGACACAGGTGACATGGTAGGCATTTTACCTGTACATTCATGTATGACAGCAAACTTGATCGGAAAATATACCACCTTGACAGGAAATGCCATAGATTATTTTGATATCAGGAAGGATTATTTGTAA
- a CDS encoding Rpn family recombination-promoting nuclease/putative transposase: protein MQEGVHNIHDKFVRESFSDPVRAIAFLERFLPDEMINNLDLPTLRVLQESYLNEALKEHFSDLVFEVSLKNNADTKTDISILFEHKSSSDKHVLIQVGHYMFAHWVKCLAEKKKLKVIIPLIYYQGKKEWILADLSSLFHSYPDYIKNYVPKLNYLFFALNTISEDKIETIRDTMMAAAVIAQKWRINPVKLQADFERIFRLFPIKDPNLNFLEKIVVYALNVSDITEEVLAETIKSIPQPIKNNIMTTYDRIVQKNRNEGKIEGKIEGKIEGKIEGKIEGKIEVVLNCFDQDIAMAMIINISGLSESEVISILKEHKRI, encoded by the coding sequence ATGCAAGAGGGTGTCCACAATATCCACGACAAATTCGTTAGAGAATCTTTTTCTGATCCGGTCAGAGCTATTGCTTTTTTAGAGCGATTCTTGCCCGATGAAATGATTAATAATCTTGATTTGCCTACACTGCGAGTACTGCAAGAGTCCTATCTGAATGAAGCATTGAAAGAGCATTTTTCTGACTTGGTTTTTGAAGTTTCTTTAAAGAATAATGCTGATACTAAAACGGATATATCCATTCTTTTTGAACACAAATCTTCCAGTGACAAACATGTGTTAATACAGGTGGGCCACTATATGTTTGCACATTGGGTGAAGTGTCTGGCGGAGAAAAAGAAGTTAAAAGTCATCATACCATTGATTTACTACCAAGGAAAAAAGGAATGGATTTTAGCTGACCTTTCTTCTTTATTTCACTCGTACCCTGACTATATCAAAAACTATGTACCAAAGCTTAATTACTTGTTTTTTGCGCTCAATACTATCTCAGAAGATAAGATTGAAACTATCAGAGATACTATGATGGCGGCAGCGGTGATAGCCCAAAAGTGGCGCATAAACCCTGTAAAACTGCAAGCTGATTTTGAAAGGATATTCCGTCTATTTCCAATAAAAGACCCAAACTTGAACTTTTTGGAGAAGATAGTAGTTTATGCATTAAATGTATCTGACATTACGGAGGAAGTATTGGCAGAAACCATAAAATCTATACCACAACCCATTAAAAATAATATCATGACCACATATGACAGAATAGTCCAGAAAAACAGGAATGAAGGGAAGATCGAAGGGAAGATCGAAGGGAAGATCGAAGGGAAGATCGAAGGGAAGATCGAAGGGAAGATCGAGGTAGTTCTCAATTGTTTTGATCAGGATATAGCTATGGCTATGATTATAAATATTTCTGGCTTGTCAGAATCAGAAGTCATAAGCATACTCAAGGAGCACAAAAGGATCTAA
- a CDS encoding caspase family protein — protein sequence MQKLFFILLLFSLCHLTANANCLRGNCINGKGTFLYKNSTQYTGSFLNGKPHGSGVLKNADGSVFDGSFFQGYKNGKGTMSYKSGDVYEGNFENDVMSGFGVITYRNGDKYEGQWINSKSNGKGKYTFNDGEMYEGDFLDGEFTGIGKFTRKDGSYYDGEWLRNKKHGSGITYDKRGRRVQYYDMNKLTSEKEVSSQNQTQQAYTATQYQNHENNCNTKYCHQEQGVYRYGDGSIYSGQFLNGQGDGTGSCNYANGNRYEGGWKNHAPHGKGTLYFSSGNTYSAIWEHGKPKQKITELVNKPTTQNLAAGSNISRPQTDIRAGETKVFAIIVGVASYQHMPSLKYTDDDAYQLYAFLKSPEGGAIPDHQIKILIDEGATDQTIRKELKYIASLADANDVILLYLSGHGIDGAYAPGDFDGYKNHLPYEDILAELNKSKAKHKLFIADACHSGSMIAAARSPLHISMENFYNAYNAAESGTAILMSSKKDEVSLEYGGLRQGIFSHFLIKGLKGMADTNKDKLVTINELYQYISSQVKSYTNHAQTPSITGDYDKNMPVAMIR from the coding sequence ATGCAAAAGTTATTCTTTATCTTACTCTTATTTTCACTTTGCCATTTAACCGCAAACGCCAACTGCCTTCGAGGAAACTGTATCAACGGCAAAGGTACATTTTTATACAAAAACAGCACCCAATACACCGGAAGTTTTTTGAATGGTAAGCCTCACGGGTCAGGAGTCCTAAAGAACGCTGACGGCAGTGTTTTTGATGGATCATTTTTTCAGGGATATAAAAATGGGAAGGGGACGATGTCTTATAAATCAGGAGATGTTTATGAAGGAAATTTTGAAAATGATGTCATGTCCGGATTTGGTGTCATCACATACAGAAACGGAGATAAATATGAGGGTCAGTGGATCAATTCCAAATCCAATGGCAAGGGGAAATACACCTTTAATGATGGTGAAATGTACGAGGGTGATTTTTTAGATGGTGAATTTACAGGGATTGGAAAATTTACCAGAAAAGATGGTTCATATTATGATGGAGAATGGTTAAGAAATAAGAAACATGGCTCAGGTATCACCTATGACAAAAGAGGGAGACGAGTACAGTATTATGATATGAATAAGTTGACCAGTGAAAAAGAAGTTTCTTCACAAAATCAAACACAACAAGCATATACCGCAACCCAATATCAAAATCATGAAAATAACTGTAATACCAAGTATTGTCATCAGGAGCAAGGAGTATATAGGTATGGCGACGGAAGTATATACAGTGGGCAGTTTTTAAACGGGCAGGGAGATGGCACGGGCAGTTGTAATTATGCCAATGGCAACAGATATGAAGGTGGTTGGAAAAATCATGCTCCTCACGGCAAAGGCACTTTATATTTTAGTTCGGGCAATACCTATTCAGCCATATGGGAGCACGGAAAACCAAAACAAAAGATCACAGAATTAGTAAATAAACCAACAACTCAAAATCTAGCTGCAGGTAGCAACATTTCTCGACCGCAAACAGATATAAGAGCTGGAGAAACAAAAGTTTTTGCTATCATAGTAGGAGTGGCAAGCTATCAGCATATGCCATCACTTAAATATACTGACGATGATGCATATCAACTTTATGCTTTTCTGAAGAGCCCCGAAGGTGGGGCGATTCCTGACCATCAGATAAAAATACTGATAGATGAAGGAGCTACAGACCAAACGATCAGAAAAGAACTGAAATACATTGCTTCTCTGGCAGATGCCAATGATGTGATATTGCTATACCTTTCCGGACATGGGATAGATGGGGCCTATGCACCAGGAGATTTTGACGGGTATAAAAACCACTTGCCTTATGAGGACATACTGGCTGAACTCAACAAATCAAAAGCCAAGCACAAACTTTTTATAGCTGATGCATGTCACTCGGGGTCCATGATAGCTGCAGCAAGAAGCCCGCTCCATATTTCTATGGAAAACTTTTACAATGCGTACAATGCTGCCGAATCAGGGACGGCAATACTGATGTCATCAAAAAAAGATGAAGTTTCGTTGGAATACGGAGGTCTGAGACAAGGAATTTTTTCTCACTTTCTCATCAAAGGACTCAAAGGGATGGCAGATACCAATAAAGATAAACTTGTCACCATCAATGAACTGTATCAATATATTTCATCGCAGGTTAAGTCATATACCAATCATGCTCAAACTCCATCTATCACAGGTGATTATGATAAAAATATGCCGGTTGCTATGATCCGGTAG